One Salvia splendens isolate huo1 chromosome 22, SspV2, whole genome shotgun sequence DNA segment encodes these proteins:
- the LOC121788007 gene encoding uncharacterized protein LOC121788007 — MAALQKSAVLYHYPCPDGAFGALAAYLYFSHAPASPPPRFFPNTVYSPIRAEDLPLNKIDNVYLLDFVGPPGFVEQLSRKVGRVVVLDHHKTALELLGSGTSTNGNVTKVIDMDRSGATIAYDYFKEKLLCGDINSDTNGAIAEFQRVRRLVEYIEDADLWRWRLPNSKAFSSGLKDLNLEFDVTLNPSLFQQLLSLELDSVISQGMSSLADKQKRIDEVLELSYEITLGGGAFGNCLAVNADSIQELRSELGNQLALKSLKMNLRGIGAVVYRVPELENDSRLKISLRSVREEDTTPISQKYGGGGHRNASSFMFDSAGFQRWKVSGNNSI; from the exons ATGGCGGCACTGCAGAAATCGGCTGTTCTGTATCACTACCCCTGCCCCGACGGCGCCTTCGGTGCATTAGCAGCCTACCTATACTTCTCTCATGCTCCGGCCTCCCCTCCTCCTCGCTTCTTTCCCAACACCGTCTACTCTCCTATCAG AGCTGAGGACTTGCCCTTGAATAAAATTGATAATGTTTACCTGCTGGATTTTGTGGGGCCGCCAGGTTTCGTCGAGCAGCTCTCTCGTAAAGTTGGAAG GGTTGTAGTCCTGGATCATCATAAGACTGCACTCGAGTTGTTGGGTTCGGGGACATCAACTAATGGGAATGTGACTAAAGTGATAGACATGGACAGGAGTGGAGCTACTATAGCTTATGATTATTTTAAGGAGAAACTCTTGTGTGGGGACATCAACAGTGATACCAATGGTGCCATTGCTGAATTCCAAAGAGTGAGGAGACTAGTTGAATATATTGAGGATGCTGATCTGTGGAGGTGGCGCCTTCCAAATAGTAAAGCATTTAGTAGTGGATTGAAGGATTTGAATCTTGAATTTGATGTCACGTTAAATCCCTCCCTCTTCCAACAG CTTCTCTCCTTAGAACTTGACTCAGTAATAAGTCAAGGTATGTCAAGCTTGGCAGACAAACAGAAAAGGATAGATGAGGTTCTCGAGCTTTCCTATGAAATAACTCTCGGTGGTGGTGCTTTTGGAAATTGCCTG GCTGTCAATGCGGATTCCATCCAGGAACTAAGGAGTGAGCTTGGAAATCAATTAGCTCTTAAAAGCCTCAAAATGAACCTGAG GGGAATTGGAGCTGTTGTATACAGAGTTCCTGAACTTGAGAATGACTCACGGTTGAAAATTAGCCTAAGGAGTGTTCGTGAAGAGGACACTACACCCATATCACAG AAATATGGAGGTGGTGGACATCGGAATGCCAGTTCGTTCATGTTTGATAGTGCCGGATTTCAAAGATGGAAGGTCTCCGGTAACAACTCTATCTAG